The following are from one region of the Nicotiana tabacum cultivar K326 chromosome 3, ASM71507v2, whole genome shotgun sequence genome:
- the LOC107808606 gene encoding transcription factor HEC2-like — protein sequence MDLQDIAQSLELGFSSSNIEMIPLQPPVHKYSNYLMTSPPSNFSFMGNPIEEPNIPILSSIDENIASAHSNGNEYSCLQNRNSMEAMREMIFRMAMMQPIHIDPQSVKPPKRKNVKISKDPQSVAARHRRERISERIRILQRLVPGGTKMDTASMLDEAVHYVKFLKKQLQSLEQAAVNNRPMVAGFSTTLSPAPMNYN from the coding sequence ATGGATTTACAGGATATTGCTCAGTCCTTAGAACTTGGATTCTCAAGCAGTAACATTGAAATGATACCCTTACAACCACCAGTCCATAAGTACTCTAATTATTTAATGACTTCTCCTCCCTCTAATTTCTCATTCATGGGCAATCCTATTGAAGAACCAAATATCCCAATTCTTTCATCCATTGATGAAAATATTGCATCTGCTCATAGTAATGGAAATGAGTATTCATGTTTACAAAACAGGAATTCTATGGAGGCAATGAGGGAGATGATTTTTCGTATGGCGATGATGCAGCCGATTCACATTGACCCTCAATCAGTGAAACCACCTAAAAGAAAGAATGTCAAGATATCAAAGGATCCACAGAGTGTAGCGGCGAGGCATCGGAGGGAAAGAATAAGTGAAAGGATTAGAATTTTGCAAAGACTTGTCCCAGGAGGCACAAAAATGGACACAGCTTCTATGTTGGATGAGGCTGTCCATTATGTTAAGTTTCTAAAGAAGCAACTTCAGTCCTTAGAGCAAGCAGCGGTTAATAATAGGCCTATGGTTGCTGGATTTTCAACAACACTCTCACCAGCGCCAATGAATT